A region from the Salmo trutta chromosome 40, fSalTru1.1, whole genome shotgun sequence genome encodes:
- the LOC115180043 gene encoding SLIT-ROBO Rho GTPase-activating protein 1 isoform X1: protein MSNLVRSKKDKEIIAEYESQVKDVRAQLVEQQRCLEQQTEMRVQLLQDLQDFFRKKAEIETEYSRNLEKLAERFMAKTRSTKDHQQYKKDQNLLSPVNCWYLLLNQVRRESKDHATLSDLYLNNVITRLTHISDDSARLLKRSKEITFQLQEDLMKLLNELYTVMKTYHMYHGETLNAETKLRDAERQVGVGKVGPGGGVEPLFGMRIEERHQRRNAARKMEKMREKRKAKYSENKLKSLKARNEYLLTMEATNSSVFKYYIHDLPDIIDCCDLGYHSSLSRALKTYLSAELSLEASRRTGLEVLEGAVEGLDPARDRQRLLGLYPTAFCPPPRFSFQPHMGDPVTQIAAQPQVQAELTSRLQQLQSRLSTLKIENEEVKKTWGATLTTLQDMTVLDDYDVSQSFTHSPSSESVKSSVSDGYLNKPSIAKRRANQQETELFYFTKFREYLEGSNLISKLQAKHDLLKKAMAEGYIADTLTTSRGRKNSHSKHQDSTKAIPLLVESCIRYINLHGLQHQGIFRVSGSQVEVNDIKNSFERGNDPLIDEENNHDINSVAGVLKLYFRGLENPLFPKERFNDLISCVRIESLYDRAQCIRKILLGVPRATLVVMRYLFAFLNHLSQYSDENMMDAGNLAIVFGPTLLPTPDALDQVACQAHVNEVIKTVILHHDIFPDPPELPGPVYEKCMTGDQYCESPFSEPGGEAELDGGTETQTSEEEGEAVEAVARFDYTGRSGRELSFKKGVTLQLFQRASHDWWEGRLNGTHGLVPHQYITLKDRPDSASTVDSDSGSTSNDDKKARSELSSPTDRQPETYNSSHRRKRTDIFRRPLGRSKDHGNVGVLERNSPPVTGHFSPRELLLGRGTGLTPPLDSPERRRRSTAAVTVTVSRHDSLRRPEDTPIRRSSSGQHGFSSRTLDPDTLAQDIEESVSVALGQLKQMERGGCRPAPDVVLDTLEQVKNSPITACSSESPSPHSTPSTPGTPGTPSPLSPLSPLIPLPGPPPAPLRSTNPSPDTLGSFKPVLGTPLRMGAPLRPPALRPKPLVPPKSNTPPLPPLLDKSCTM from the exons ATGTCGAACCTGGTCAGGAGCAAGAAGGACAAAGAGATAATTGCAGAGTATGAAAGCCAGGTGAAAG aTGTGCGAGCCCAGCTGGTGGAGCAGCAGCGGTGTTTGGAACAGCAGACAGAGATGAGGGTGCAGCTGCTGCAGGACCTGCAGGACTTCTTCAGGAAGAAGGCTGAGATCGAGACAGAGTACTCCAGGAACCTGGAGAAACTAGCTGAGAGGTTCATGGCCAAGACACGCAGCACCAAGGACCACCAGCAGTACAA AAAGGACCAGAACTTGCTGTCTCCAGTTAACTGCTGGTACCTGCTGCTGAACCAG gtgAGGAGGGAGAGTAAGGACCACGCCACCCTCAGTGACCTCTACCTGAACAACGTCATCACCCGCCTCACGCACATCAGCGACGACTCCGCCCGCCTGCTTAAAAGA AGTAAAGAGATCACCTTTCAGCTGCAGGAGGACTTGATGAAGCTCCTTAATGAACTCTACACC GTGATGAAGACATACCACATGTACCATGGGGAGACGCTGAACGCGGAGACCAAGCTGAGGGATGCCGAGCGTCAGGTGGGGGTTGGCAAAGTGGGGCCTGGCGGGGGGGTGGAGCCGTTATTCGGCATGCGTATAGAGGAACGCCACCAGAGACGCAACGCCGCCCGCAAGATGGAGAAGATGAGGGAGAAG AGGAAAGCTAAGTACTCTGAGAACAAGCTGAAGTCTCTAAAGGCCAGGAACGAGTACCTGCTGACGATGGAGGCCACCAACTCCTCTGTGTTCAAATACTACATCCACGACCTGCCCGATATCATAGAC tgttGTGACCTGGGGTACCACTCCAGTCTGAGTCGTGCGTTGAAGACCTACCTGTCTGCAGAGCTGAGTCTGGAGGCCTCCAGGCGGACAGGGTTGGAAGTACTGGAGGGGGCCGTAGAGGGCCTAGATCCTGCCCGAGACAGACAGCGCCTGCTGGGCCTCTACCCTACCGCCTTCTGCCCCCCGCCACGCTTCAGCTTCCAGCCCCACATGGGGGACCCG GTGACCCAGATAGCCGCCCAGCCACAGGTGCAGGCAGAGCTCACATCTAGGCTGCAGCAGCTCCAGTCACGCCTCTCCACCCTGAAGATAGAGAACgaggag GTGAAGAAGACATGGGGGGCCACCCTCACCACCCTTCAGGACATGACAGTGCTGGATGACTATGACGTTTCCCAGAGTTTCACGCACAGCCCCTCTTCAGAGTCAGTCAAGTCCAGCGTGTCGGACGGCTACCTAAACAAACCCAGCATCGCCAAGCGCCGTGCCAACCAACAGGAGACTGAGCTCTTCTACTTCacg AAGTTCCGTGAGTATCTGGAGGGCAGTAATCTGATCTCCAAACTACAGGCCAAACACGACCTACTGAAGAAAGCCATGGCTGAGG GGTATATAGCAGACACGCTGACTACCAG CCGTGGACGAAAGAACTCCCATAGCAAACACCAG GATTCGACTAAAGCCATTCCTCTGCTGGTGGAGAGCTGCATCCGTTACATCAACCTCCATG GTCTTCAGCACCAGGGCATATTTCGTGTGTCGGGGTCGCAGGTGGAGGTCAATGACATCAAGAACTCAtttgagagag GTAATGACCCCCTGATTGATGAGGAGAATAACCATGACATCAACTCGGTGGCCGGTGTACTGAAGCTCTACTTCCGGGGGCTGGAGAACCCCCTCTTTCCCAAGGAAAGGTTCAATGACCTAATTTCCTGTGTCC GTATAGAGAGCCTGTAtgacagagctcagtgtattcgtAAGATTCTACTGGGTGTTCCACGGGCAACTCTGGTCGTGATGAGATACCTGTTCGCCTTCCTGAACCA CTTATCCCAGTACAGCGATGAGAACATGATGGATGCTGGGAACCTGGCTATCGTCTTCGGCCCCACCCTGCTGCCCACGCCCGACGCCTTGGACCAGGTGGCCTGCCAGGCGCATGTTAATGAGGTCATCAAGACGGTCATCCTGCACCACGACATCTTCCCTGACCCCCCGGAGCTGCCCGGGCCCGTCTATGAGAAGTGTATGACTGGAGACCAGTACTG CGAGAGTCCGTTCAGCGAGCCGGGTGGGGAGGCGGAGCTCGACGGCGGCACAGAGACTCAGACCAGTGAGGAGG AGGGGGAAGCAGTTGAAGCGGTGGCCAGGTTTGACTATACAGGCCGGTCGGGGCGGGAGCTCTCCTTTAAGAAGGGAGTGACCCTGCAGCTGTTCCAGCGTGCGTCACATGACTGGTGGGAGGGGCGACTCAACGGCACCCATGGCCTGGTGCCTCACCAGTACATAACACTGAAGGACAG GCCTGACTCTGCATCGACAGTGGACAGCGACAGTGGGAGCACTAGCAATGACGACAAGAAAGCCAGAAGTGAGCTGAGCTCTCCTACTGACAGACAGCCAGAAACCTACAACAG CAGCCACCGCAGGAAGCGGACTGACATTTTCCGCCGCCCCCTCGGTCGCTCTAAAGACCATGGTAACGTGGGTGTGTTGGAGAGGAACTCGCCGCCCGTCACTGGTCACTTCAGCCCGCGGGAGCTCCTTCTGGGGCGGGGCACTGGCTTAACCCCGCCTCTCGACAGCCCCGAGCGTCGTCGCCGTTCCACTGCCGCGGTAACAGTTACCGTGAGCCGCCACGATTCGCTGCGTCGGCCTGAAGACACGCCCATCCGGCGCTCCAGCAGCGGGCAACACGGCTTCAGCTCCAGAACCCTGGACCCAGACACACTGGCACag GACATagaggagagtgtgagtgtgGCTCTGGGGCAGCTGAAGCAGATGGAGCGTGGGGGCTGCAGACCGGCTCCTGACGTGGTCCTggacactctggagcaggttaagaACAGCCCAATCACAGCCTGCTCCTCCGAGTCACCCAGCCCCCACAGCACCCCCTCCACCCCAGGGACCCCTGGTACACCGAGTCCCCTCAGCCCTCTGAGCCCCCTCATTCCCCTCCCTGGCCCCCCTCCCGCACCCCTCCGATCCACCAACCCCTCCCCCGACACCCTGGGCTCCTTCAAGCCCGTTTTGGGGACTCCACTCCGTATGGGGGCTCCACTTCGCCCCCCAGCCCTGAGGCCCAAACCCCTGGTGCCCCCCAAGAGCAACACCCCTCCTCTGCCCCCGCTGCTGGACAAGTCCTGCACCATGTGA
- the LOC115180043 gene encoding SLIT-ROBO Rho GTPase-activating protein 1 isoform X3: protein MSNLVRSKKDKEIIAEYESQVKDVRAQLVEQQRCLEQQTEMRVQLLQDLQDFFRKKAEIETEYSRNLEKLAERFMAKTRSTKDHQQYKKDQNLLSPVNCWYLLLNQVRRESKDHATLSDLYLNNVITRLTHISDDSARLLKRSKEITFQLQEDLMKLLNELYTVMKTYHMYHGETLNAETKLRDAERQVGVGKVGPGGGVEPLFGMRIEERHQRRNAARKMEKMREKRKAKYSENKLKSLKARNEYLLTMEATNSSVFKYYIHDLPDIIDCCDLGYHSSLSRALKTYLSAELSLEASRRTGLEVLEGAVEGLDPARDRQRLLGLYPTAFCPPPRFSFQPHMGDPVTQIAAQPQVQAELTSRLQQLQSRLSTLKIENEEVKKTWGATLTTLQDMTVLDDYDVSQSFTHSPSSESVKSSVSDGYLNKPSIAKRRANQQETELFYFTKFREYLEGSNLISKLQAKHDLLKKAMAEGYIADTLTTSRGRKNSHSKHQDSTKAIPLLVESCIRYINLHGLQHQGIFRVSGSQVEVNDIKNSFERGNDPLIDEENNHDINSVAGVLKLYFRGLENPLFPKERFNDLISCVRIESLYDRAQCIRKILLGVPRATLVVMRYLFAFLNHLSQYSDENMMDAGNLAIVFGPTLLPTPDALDQVACQAHVNEVIKTVILHHDIFPDPPELPGPVYEKCMTGDQYCESPFSEPGGEAELDGGTETQTSEEEGEAVEAVARFDYTGRSGRELSFKKGVTLQLFQRASHDWWEGRLNGTHGLVPHQYITLKDRQVHSYSIASTVDSDSGSTSNDDKKARSELSSPTDRQPETYNSSHRRKRTDIFRRPLGRSKDHGNVGVLERNSPPVTGHFSPRELLLGRGTGLTPPLDSPERRRRSTAAVTVTVSRHDSLRRPEDTPIRRSSSGQHGFSSRTLDPDTLAQDIEESVSVALGQLKQMERGGCRPAPDVVLDTLEQVKNSPITACSSESPSPHSTPSTPGTPGTPSPLSPLSPLIPLPGPPPAPLRSTNPSPDTLGSFKPVLGTPLRMGAPLRPPALRPKPLVPPKSNTPPLPPLLDKSCTM from the exons ATGTCGAACCTGGTCAGGAGCAAGAAGGACAAAGAGATAATTGCAGAGTATGAAAGCCAGGTGAAAG aTGTGCGAGCCCAGCTGGTGGAGCAGCAGCGGTGTTTGGAACAGCAGACAGAGATGAGGGTGCAGCTGCTGCAGGACCTGCAGGACTTCTTCAGGAAGAAGGCTGAGATCGAGACAGAGTACTCCAGGAACCTGGAGAAACTAGCTGAGAGGTTCATGGCCAAGACACGCAGCACCAAGGACCACCAGCAGTACAA AAAGGACCAGAACTTGCTGTCTCCAGTTAACTGCTGGTACCTGCTGCTGAACCAG gtgAGGAGGGAGAGTAAGGACCACGCCACCCTCAGTGACCTCTACCTGAACAACGTCATCACCCGCCTCACGCACATCAGCGACGACTCCGCCCGCCTGCTTAAAAGA AGTAAAGAGATCACCTTTCAGCTGCAGGAGGACTTGATGAAGCTCCTTAATGAACTCTACACC GTGATGAAGACATACCACATGTACCATGGGGAGACGCTGAACGCGGAGACCAAGCTGAGGGATGCCGAGCGTCAGGTGGGGGTTGGCAAAGTGGGGCCTGGCGGGGGGGTGGAGCCGTTATTCGGCATGCGTATAGAGGAACGCCACCAGAGACGCAACGCCGCCCGCAAGATGGAGAAGATGAGGGAGAAG AGGAAAGCTAAGTACTCTGAGAACAAGCTGAAGTCTCTAAAGGCCAGGAACGAGTACCTGCTGACGATGGAGGCCACCAACTCCTCTGTGTTCAAATACTACATCCACGACCTGCCCGATATCATAGAC tgttGTGACCTGGGGTACCACTCCAGTCTGAGTCGTGCGTTGAAGACCTACCTGTCTGCAGAGCTGAGTCTGGAGGCCTCCAGGCGGACAGGGTTGGAAGTACTGGAGGGGGCCGTAGAGGGCCTAGATCCTGCCCGAGACAGACAGCGCCTGCTGGGCCTCTACCCTACCGCCTTCTGCCCCCCGCCACGCTTCAGCTTCCAGCCCCACATGGGGGACCCG GTGACCCAGATAGCCGCCCAGCCACAGGTGCAGGCAGAGCTCACATCTAGGCTGCAGCAGCTCCAGTCACGCCTCTCCACCCTGAAGATAGAGAACgaggag GTGAAGAAGACATGGGGGGCCACCCTCACCACCCTTCAGGACATGACAGTGCTGGATGACTATGACGTTTCCCAGAGTTTCACGCACAGCCCCTCTTCAGAGTCAGTCAAGTCCAGCGTGTCGGACGGCTACCTAAACAAACCCAGCATCGCCAAGCGCCGTGCCAACCAACAGGAGACTGAGCTCTTCTACTTCacg AAGTTCCGTGAGTATCTGGAGGGCAGTAATCTGATCTCCAAACTACAGGCCAAACACGACCTACTGAAGAAAGCCATGGCTGAGG GGTATATAGCAGACACGCTGACTACCAG CCGTGGACGAAAGAACTCCCATAGCAAACACCAG GATTCGACTAAAGCCATTCCTCTGCTGGTGGAGAGCTGCATCCGTTACATCAACCTCCATG GTCTTCAGCACCAGGGCATATTTCGTGTGTCGGGGTCGCAGGTGGAGGTCAATGACATCAAGAACTCAtttgagagag GTAATGACCCCCTGATTGATGAGGAGAATAACCATGACATCAACTCGGTGGCCGGTGTACTGAAGCTCTACTTCCGGGGGCTGGAGAACCCCCTCTTTCCCAAGGAAAGGTTCAATGACCTAATTTCCTGTGTCC GTATAGAGAGCCTGTAtgacagagctcagtgtattcgtAAGATTCTACTGGGTGTTCCACGGGCAACTCTGGTCGTGATGAGATACCTGTTCGCCTTCCTGAACCA CTTATCCCAGTACAGCGATGAGAACATGATGGATGCTGGGAACCTGGCTATCGTCTTCGGCCCCACCCTGCTGCCCACGCCCGACGCCTTGGACCAGGTGGCCTGCCAGGCGCATGTTAATGAGGTCATCAAGACGGTCATCCTGCACCACGACATCTTCCCTGACCCCCCGGAGCTGCCCGGGCCCGTCTATGAGAAGTGTATGACTGGAGACCAGTACTG CGAGAGTCCGTTCAGCGAGCCGGGTGGGGAGGCGGAGCTCGACGGCGGCACAGAGACTCAGACCAGTGAGGAGG AGGGGGAAGCAGTTGAAGCGGTGGCCAGGTTTGACTATACAGGCCGGTCGGGGCGGGAGCTCTCCTTTAAGAAGGGAGTGACCCTGCAGCTGTTCCAGCGTGCGTCACATGACTGGTGGGAGGGGCGACTCAACGGCACCCATGGCCTGGTGCCTCACCAGTACATAACACTGAAGGACAGGCAAGTACACAGCTACAGCATAGCTAGCAC AGTGGACAGCGACAGTGGGAGCACTAGCAATGACGACAAGAAAGCCAGAAGTGAGCTGAGCTCTCCTACTGACAGACAGCCAGAAACCTACAACAG CAGCCACCGCAGGAAGCGGACTGACATTTTCCGCCGCCCCCTCGGTCGCTCTAAAGACCATGGTAACGTGGGTGTGTTGGAGAGGAACTCGCCGCCCGTCACTGGTCACTTCAGCCCGCGGGAGCTCCTTCTGGGGCGGGGCACTGGCTTAACCCCGCCTCTCGACAGCCCCGAGCGTCGTCGCCGTTCCACTGCCGCGGTAACAGTTACCGTGAGCCGCCACGATTCGCTGCGTCGGCCTGAAGACACGCCCATCCGGCGCTCCAGCAGCGGGCAACACGGCTTCAGCTCCAGAACCCTGGACCCAGACACACTGGCACag GACATagaggagagtgtgagtgtgGCTCTGGGGCAGCTGAAGCAGATGGAGCGTGGGGGCTGCAGACCGGCTCCTGACGTGGTCCTggacactctggagcaggttaagaACAGCCCAATCACAGCCTGCTCCTCCGAGTCACCCAGCCCCCACAGCACCCCCTCCACCCCAGGGACCCCTGGTACACCGAGTCCCCTCAGCCCTCTGAGCCCCCTCATTCCCCTCCCTGGCCCCCCTCCCGCACCCCTCCGATCCACCAACCCCTCCCCCGACACCCTGGGCTCCTTCAAGCCCGTTTTGGGGACTCCACTCCGTATGGGGGCTCCACTTCGCCCCCCAGCCCTGAGGCCCAAACCCCTGGTGCCCCCCAAGAGCAACACCCCTCCTCTGCCCCCGCTGCTGGACAAGTCCTGCACCATGTGA
- the LOC115180043 gene encoding SLIT-ROBO Rho GTPase-activating protein 1 isoform X2, translating into MSNLVRSKKDKEIIAEYESQVKDVRAQLVEQQRCLEQQTEMRVQLLQDLQDFFRKKAEIETEYSRNLEKLAERFMAKTRSTKDHQQYKKDQNLLSPVNCWYLLLNQVRRESKDHATLSDLYLNNVITRLTHISDDSARLLKRSKEITFQLQEDLMKLLNELYTVMKTYHMYHGETLNAETKLRDAERQVGVGKVGPGGGVEPLFGMRIEERHQRRNAARKMEKMREKRKAKYSENKLKSLKARNEYLLTMEATNSSVFKYYIHDLPDIIDCCDLGYHSSLSRALKTYLSAELSLEASRRTGLEVLEGAVEGLDPARDRQRLLGLYPTAFCPPPRFSFQPHMGDPVTQIAAQPQVQAELTSRLQQLQSRLSTLKIENEEVKKTWGATLTTLQDMTVLDDYDVSQSFTHSPSSESVKSSVSDGYLNKPSIAKRRANQQETELFYFTKFREYLEGSNLISKLQAKHDLLKKAMAEGYIADTLTTSRGRKNSHSKHQDSTKAIPLLVESCIRYINLHGLQHQGIFRVSGSQVEVNDIKNSFERGNDPLIDEENNHDINSVAGVLKLYFRGLENPLFPKERFNDLISCVRIESLYDRAQCIRKILLGVPRATLVVMRYLFAFLNHLSQYSDENMMDAGNLAIVFGPTLLPTPDALDQVACQAHVNEVIKTVILHHDIFPDPPELPGPVYEKCMTGDQYCESPFSEPGGEAELDGGTETQTSEEEGEAVEAVARFDYTGRSGRELSFKKGVTLQLFQRASHDWWEGRLNGTHGLVPHQYITLKDRPDSASTVDSDSGSTSNDDKKARSELSSPTDRQPETYNSHRRKRTDIFRRPLGRSKDHGNVGVLERNSPPVTGHFSPRELLLGRGTGLTPPLDSPERRRRSTAAVTVTVSRHDSLRRPEDTPIRRSSSGQHGFSSRTLDPDTLAQDIEESVSVALGQLKQMERGGCRPAPDVVLDTLEQVKNSPITACSSESPSPHSTPSTPGTPGTPSPLSPLSPLIPLPGPPPAPLRSTNPSPDTLGSFKPVLGTPLRMGAPLRPPALRPKPLVPPKSNTPPLPPLLDKSCTM; encoded by the exons ATGTCGAACCTGGTCAGGAGCAAGAAGGACAAAGAGATAATTGCAGAGTATGAAAGCCAGGTGAAAG aTGTGCGAGCCCAGCTGGTGGAGCAGCAGCGGTGTTTGGAACAGCAGACAGAGATGAGGGTGCAGCTGCTGCAGGACCTGCAGGACTTCTTCAGGAAGAAGGCTGAGATCGAGACAGAGTACTCCAGGAACCTGGAGAAACTAGCTGAGAGGTTCATGGCCAAGACACGCAGCACCAAGGACCACCAGCAGTACAA AAAGGACCAGAACTTGCTGTCTCCAGTTAACTGCTGGTACCTGCTGCTGAACCAG gtgAGGAGGGAGAGTAAGGACCACGCCACCCTCAGTGACCTCTACCTGAACAACGTCATCACCCGCCTCACGCACATCAGCGACGACTCCGCCCGCCTGCTTAAAAGA AGTAAAGAGATCACCTTTCAGCTGCAGGAGGACTTGATGAAGCTCCTTAATGAACTCTACACC GTGATGAAGACATACCACATGTACCATGGGGAGACGCTGAACGCGGAGACCAAGCTGAGGGATGCCGAGCGTCAGGTGGGGGTTGGCAAAGTGGGGCCTGGCGGGGGGGTGGAGCCGTTATTCGGCATGCGTATAGAGGAACGCCACCAGAGACGCAACGCCGCCCGCAAGATGGAGAAGATGAGGGAGAAG AGGAAAGCTAAGTACTCTGAGAACAAGCTGAAGTCTCTAAAGGCCAGGAACGAGTACCTGCTGACGATGGAGGCCACCAACTCCTCTGTGTTCAAATACTACATCCACGACCTGCCCGATATCATAGAC tgttGTGACCTGGGGTACCACTCCAGTCTGAGTCGTGCGTTGAAGACCTACCTGTCTGCAGAGCTGAGTCTGGAGGCCTCCAGGCGGACAGGGTTGGAAGTACTGGAGGGGGCCGTAGAGGGCCTAGATCCTGCCCGAGACAGACAGCGCCTGCTGGGCCTCTACCCTACCGCCTTCTGCCCCCCGCCACGCTTCAGCTTCCAGCCCCACATGGGGGACCCG GTGACCCAGATAGCCGCCCAGCCACAGGTGCAGGCAGAGCTCACATCTAGGCTGCAGCAGCTCCAGTCACGCCTCTCCACCCTGAAGATAGAGAACgaggag GTGAAGAAGACATGGGGGGCCACCCTCACCACCCTTCAGGACATGACAGTGCTGGATGACTATGACGTTTCCCAGAGTTTCACGCACAGCCCCTCTTCAGAGTCAGTCAAGTCCAGCGTGTCGGACGGCTACCTAAACAAACCCAGCATCGCCAAGCGCCGTGCCAACCAACAGGAGACTGAGCTCTTCTACTTCacg AAGTTCCGTGAGTATCTGGAGGGCAGTAATCTGATCTCCAAACTACAGGCCAAACACGACCTACTGAAGAAAGCCATGGCTGAGG GGTATATAGCAGACACGCTGACTACCAG CCGTGGACGAAAGAACTCCCATAGCAAACACCAG GATTCGACTAAAGCCATTCCTCTGCTGGTGGAGAGCTGCATCCGTTACATCAACCTCCATG GTCTTCAGCACCAGGGCATATTTCGTGTGTCGGGGTCGCAGGTGGAGGTCAATGACATCAAGAACTCAtttgagagag GTAATGACCCCCTGATTGATGAGGAGAATAACCATGACATCAACTCGGTGGCCGGTGTACTGAAGCTCTACTTCCGGGGGCTGGAGAACCCCCTCTTTCCCAAGGAAAGGTTCAATGACCTAATTTCCTGTGTCC GTATAGAGAGCCTGTAtgacagagctcagtgtattcgtAAGATTCTACTGGGTGTTCCACGGGCAACTCTGGTCGTGATGAGATACCTGTTCGCCTTCCTGAACCA CTTATCCCAGTACAGCGATGAGAACATGATGGATGCTGGGAACCTGGCTATCGTCTTCGGCCCCACCCTGCTGCCCACGCCCGACGCCTTGGACCAGGTGGCCTGCCAGGCGCATGTTAATGAGGTCATCAAGACGGTCATCCTGCACCACGACATCTTCCCTGACCCCCCGGAGCTGCCCGGGCCCGTCTATGAGAAGTGTATGACTGGAGACCAGTACTG CGAGAGTCCGTTCAGCGAGCCGGGTGGGGAGGCGGAGCTCGACGGCGGCACAGAGACTCAGACCAGTGAGGAGG AGGGGGAAGCAGTTGAAGCGGTGGCCAGGTTTGACTATACAGGCCGGTCGGGGCGGGAGCTCTCCTTTAAGAAGGGAGTGACCCTGCAGCTGTTCCAGCGTGCGTCACATGACTGGTGGGAGGGGCGACTCAACGGCACCCATGGCCTGGTGCCTCACCAGTACATAACACTGAAGGACAG GCCTGACTCTGCATCGACAGTGGACAGCGACAGTGGGAGCACTAGCAATGACGACAAGAAAGCCAGAAGTGAGCTGAGCTCTCCTACTGACAGACAGCCAGAAACCTACAACAG CCACCGCAGGAAGCGGACTGACATTTTCCGCCGCCCCCTCGGTCGCTCTAAAGACCATGGTAACGTGGGTGTGTTGGAGAGGAACTCGCCGCCCGTCACTGGTCACTTCAGCCCGCGGGAGCTCCTTCTGGGGCGGGGCACTGGCTTAACCCCGCCTCTCGACAGCCCCGAGCGTCGTCGCCGTTCCACTGCCGCGGTAACAGTTACCGTGAGCCGCCACGATTCGCTGCGTCGGCCTGAAGACACGCCCATCCGGCGCTCCAGCAGCGGGCAACACGGCTTCAGCTCCAGAACCCTGGACCCAGACACACTGGCACag GACATagaggagagtgtgagtgtgGCTCTGGGGCAGCTGAAGCAGATGGAGCGTGGGGGCTGCAGACCGGCTCCTGACGTGGTCCTggacactctggagcaggttaagaACAGCCCAATCACAGCCTGCTCCTCCGAGTCACCCAGCCCCCACAGCACCCCCTCCACCCCAGGGACCCCTGGTACACCGAGTCCCCTCAGCCCTCTGAGCCCCCTCATTCCCCTCCCTGGCCCCCCTCCCGCACCCCTCCGATCCACCAACCCCTCCCCCGACACCCTGGGCTCCTTCAAGCCCGTTTTGGGGACTCCACTCCGTATGGGGGCTCCACTTCGCCCCCCAGCCCTGAGGCCCAAACCCCTGGTGCCCCCCAAGAGCAACACCCCTCCTCTGCCCCCGCTGCTGGACAAGTCCTGCACCATGTGA